ATATAGTAACATAAAGATTCATATTTAGAAAAAGGAATCTTCGATTTTACCTGGGGCCTTTGATACGAACCTTTATGATTTGTTTCAGGACGGGGATCAAGCCATTCACTTTGCAGTCACGACTGATAACCTTGAACTGGTGGAAACGCTGATTGATCGAGGAGCTGATAAGGACGCCAAAAATGAGGTACCGTATATATGTTGTGCACTTATACGCGATAAGAGGAACCATACTTACGAAAGTTCCACAGTATTTGGTTCCACCCTAACACCAAAGCTGCATCAAATGTTTGCTTGAACCACTGTCTATATAAGATCTTACAGTGGGTCATTCACTTTTCCTCTCAGGTCGAATTCCCGGCGGCTTTTTTAGTATATTCCTCCGTTTATTCTGCGTTTGTGAGCAGGCGTTACAGGATGCGATATCAAACCCCAGCCCTCATGTATGTTGTCTTTGACATTCTTCTGTAGcagcagggccgtatttaacctCTTGATCAAGGCGAGTGGGAGAGCTGGAGGGGAGGGGGAGTGGGCAGAACACCACTTTTCGTCCTAAATCTCtatgaaaaacacgttttttttcCAGATGTCTTGGGACAGTAGCCCCTATAGTCCCTTCCCCTATCTACGGCCTTGAAGTGGAAGGTTTCTGTAATTTGGCTATATCTTTTTCAGTTTGGTTTCACTCCTCTTCACTTCGCTGTTCTCTCTCGTAACCTCCCGGCCGTGACTTTTCTAGTGAAAAAAGCGGGAGTGAATGTAAATGCAGTCGACAAGGTAATCAGTGTTGAGTATTGTGTCTGAGTGGATGTTGTTTGAAGCTTTTGTTTGCACCATGCTATGGTCCCAAATACACGAAATCACGAGAAGTGTTGATCCTAGCACTGTCCTTTTGCATTTTGTTGTAATTTTTCCAAACATATTATAATAACACACAGTTTTGACGTCAAAACCTGTGTGTCAATTTATATTTATATGTGCATCAGCCTTGTGCATTACTGTACTATGCATTATATAGTAACATAAAGATTCATATTTAGAAAAAGGAATCTTCGATTTCACCTGGGGCCTTTTATACGAACCTTCATGATTTGTTTCAGGACGGAAATCAAGCCATTCACTTTGCAGTCACGACTGCTAACCTTGAACTGGTGGAAACGCTGATTGATCGAGGAGCTGATAAGGACGCCAAAAATGAGGTACCGTATATATATTGTGGACTTATACGCGATAAGAGGAACCATACTTACGAAAGTTCCACAGTATTTGGTTCCATCCTAACACCAAAGCTGCATCAAATGTTTGCTTGAACCACTGTCTATATAAGATCTTACAGTGGGTCATTCACTTTTCCTCTCAGGTCGAATTCCCGGCGGCTTTTTTAGTATATTCCTCCGTTTATTCTGCGTTTGTGAGCAGGCGTTACAGGATGCGATATCAAACCCCAGCCCTCATGGATGTTGTCTTTGACATTCTTTTATAGCAGCAGGGTCGTATTTAACCTCTAGATCAAGGCAAGGGGGAGAGGTGGATGGGAGGGGGAGAGGGCAGAACACCACTTGTCGTCATAGATCTCtatgaaaaacacgtttttttcaGATGTCTTAGGTAGTAGCCCCTATAGTCCCTTCCCCTATCTACGGCCTTGAAGTGGAAGGTTTCTGTAATTTAGCTATATCTTTTTCAGTTTGGTTTCACTCCTCTTCACCTCGCTGTTCTCTCTGGTAACCTTCTGGCCGTGTCTTTTCTAGTGAAAAAAGCGGGAGTGAATGTAAATGCAGCCGACAAGGTAATCAGTGTTGAGTATTGTGTCTGAGTGGATGTTGTTTGAAGCTTTTGTTTGCACCATGCTATGGTCCCAAATACACGAAATCACGAGAAGTGTTGATCCTAGCACTGTCCTTTTGCATTTTGTTGTGATTTTTCCCAACATATTATAATAACACACAGTTTTGACGTCAAAAACTGTGTGTCAATGTGTATTCATATGTGCATCGGCCTTGTGCATTACGGTACTATGCATTAAAAAGTTATCCTGATGTGTCTATGGCTAGCCACCCGGCAATTTCCCTCTATAACTGGCGGAACTCCCTCTTTGAATGTCAGCAGTCTATTATGGGTATTGGGTAGCTTAGATGGATAAGAAAAATACAAGTTGGCAAGGACAAAGTGGCTTTATTCCAGCACCTTCATATACCTAGGCTTGCCGGAGCCTACGTCCCTGCTTATAATCTTACCCAGTCTGATATTTTGCAGATGTTAAACACGCCAATGGACCTGGCTGCTCAGGGGGATGAGACGGAATTGATTTCCCTTTTGAAGAAATATggtggacgcaagggcccacgGAAACAGGTATTTAATGAAACGACTTGTGAtaatttacaaaatgtaaaacgTTATTGGCTTGTTTTAAATTTTGTCAGAAGGGCACGAATAAAAACCATCATTGATAGCATTATATTGGGGGTAGGGTGACATCAACAATCTTCACATCGGAAATATCAATTACAGAGAAACAGGAAGCTCCCTTTTGATCTCTCAGCGAAATCAAGATAGTGATTACGATAGAATGTTCGAAAGTTTAGGGGAGAAACGCGCGAGTAGAACTTTGTTTTGCCAGCGATATCGGAGCAAACCCCTTGCCTTGCCAAAACTCAACAATTTCGGCTGCTTCACGCGAACAAACAGTTTGTATCCAAAATAATTCGTGACTCGGTGTTGGTGATCTTCAGGAACTCTAATAACCCTTCATaattaaatatacatgtagtaggatgtaagatataggcctacatgtaacgTTAGTTATAaatatttcattcctttcaGGTCCCAGTAACTGGCAAAGAACAAAAATCCTTGACATTCCCACAAGTAGCTGCTACTGACGCATTAGCAGTTCATCAGACACCACCAGAAACGGAGAACCCAGGACCATGTTCTGACTCATCTCCATCTGAACTCCAAATTCGCACCGAAGACCCTCGTCTGCGTCCGATCCTGAAGAAGGTTGATGTAACAAGAATGGTGAATGACTTAGAAAACCTGCTAAAGGACGCTGGCGCAGAGGTGCTCACACAGAAAAACATCGTGTTTCGTCAGAGGAATTTTGCAATGGGTGTCATTGGCCCAAAAGGTATAAGTACATGAATATAGAAACTATTGTTTTTTTGAGAATTCTTCAAATAGGCCTCGATTTGCATTCTATCAGAGTCAAAATATGTCAGTTAGGCGTTTTCGTGATGTTTACCGCTGCCAAACGAATGGTGTTTACAACAACTTTAAAAGGAATTACAGTACTTTTGTCTAAAATTGAAGGGCACGTGATTGTACACGTGTAATTTACTTGTCTAAAACGAAAACCCAATCAGTAGGTCTAACTGAAACCAGAAAGATATACATACCATAGTGATAGTGATTATTATGAATTCTGTTTTTAGGGGGAAGGTTAGCCTTTGCTGATGAGTCCGTGACAATGACCATTCCACCTGGTGCTTTGTCTGATACTCGGGTGATTTCATGCTTCCGGCCGATCGGCCCAAATGGCGATGACCAAGGAAGACAGCCGAACAAAGACTGGATTTTCTGTACACCGGAGCTCATTTGCGGACCTGATGGAACAAAGTTCAACACACCTATTACAATACGGTTCCGGCACTCCATTCACGTTGGCGAGGATGGAAGCTGCAGGGGAGAGAATATCAAAGTCGTTTTAAAGGGCGACACGGAGGAAAAATGGCAAGACGTGGCTGGTGGTTTACGATTTGATGGACGATGGGTTTCCATCAATATTGCCCATTTCACTAGCGTCAGTTGTGCTATTCCAAGGCAGGAATATCAACGTGATGATCGGTTCGATGTCCTATTGTCCACTGGTTTAACTGTAATTTCACCGACTCAACCTGACGGAGCGCAGGCTGTGGTTCCGGGGACACCGACTCATCTCCATGTTTTCATAACTCATCACGATGATGGCCTGATGCAGGTGAATATCAGAACGCACGTACAGCACACTTCAgaatccccccccccttttGATCATACTAAAACGACTTGGAAATGGATGTAAAAGAAAGAAGCAACATGGACATTTAGTCCTTGTTAACTCTTGGTAGGCCTGTATCTGGTGTGTGGTTAATGGAAATGTCCACCTTACTGTTTTGTCAAGAGTTTCTTGTGTCACTGAATGCTATTTTATAGACAAAAATGTTTAATGCCTAATATACTCAACCCTACCAGAAGAAGatatataaggtaaaatgggggtaTTCGTTGCACCTATTTCATCTATAACTTACGCAAGAGACTTCCAGGCAGATTCAGTATAATCCAAAActgtttatgttgtgatactcaagaatCACCTCGCTCATATCCATGCtttggttggctgaataattccgtggttaccggaatatgaatcaaaaacattgccataGGCTATactacaattagaccggggctacaaataccccattttaccttacctTTATTAAATATTTCATCGCGAAATTAAAGACATTCCTTTATACTGATTATGCTACTGGACTTGAAATACGGTAGACACTATCACTTTTGAGGCTATCTTTGTAGAGTATCAGAATAAAGACAattcgtaaatgttttgtccTCATCTTTTTGGGTTCTAATATTGCGAACTAATAATTGGTTTCCTTggaaaatgtccaaattcaaTGCAGTTAGTCAATGTTCacaaatacataccaaaaaCTTTACTTATTTCGTTACCATGGGTACTAATCCTGTTTGGTCGGAAAGCTACGATcatcaaaaaacaaaatttaaagaaattCGACCAATGGTTtgcgctccagagcccaaaaccATGCGGACAAAATGTTTACGAATGGACTTTAGTTAGTAACCGCGTCTGCCCTCACTGTTCATTAGTTGGCCTATACTTTGCTGTTTTTAAGGATCTGAAGCAAGGAAGATTGGGTATGCCTAACAGCGAAGTCAGTCGCATCAACCGAGTGTTATGCTCCATCAATCCTCTCCTGGATCTGAGCATTGAAGGTCGTCCACACGATTTCAGGTTTAGCAACGGTAACACCATTGTAAGTGAACGGCTTTTTAATGTTTTACCTTTAAATCTTAGTTCAATGcatacattttatttttactAACATGGATATCGTTgcttacaaaatgatgtcatactGACGTCACGAAAAACATTATCAACTCTCAACAGAGGACGGCATGACGCAACAATTTCAACGTCGCGCGATCGATGCTAACTTCACTTGGATACGGGGAATTTTTCTCGCCTAACTCTTGACTTGCAGgttatttttgaataaaacctgaACACGATTTTGGTACACGAGCAGTTGTTCATCATCGGATAAGCATCACTATACCATCAAGAGAAATATCAACAGGAGGCCTATGTATCGTAGCTATTCTCaatgaaaaccatgttgaacACCCTTCGGGGTGCGCACGCAGGATGTTATCAAATTTTTCTGATGTCATCAGATATAAATTTATATAAAAGTGTCGCAAAAATTAGTGAATTCTGTTTGTTACAACGCGAAGGTGTGTTGGGTTGCAGGGATGATAAGCACATCACACAAGAAGACATATGTGGAAGTAACACCATGCTTGGAGAAAAAATGCGCCTTTTCCAATAAGTGGCACATTGGCTTGCACTATATGTACAACATGTAATATTTTCTAAGAAGCTTCTCTACTGTTTTCATTGCAATTGTCATTTTGGTCAATCTATATTTCAGACAGTACAACTGAATGAAATGGCGAACCAGGTTACACATGATGTTGCAATCGCGGAAACAAATCGGGAGACTGAGTTCATGTTGATGCTTGAATTTGATCAATCGCATGGGTTGGGTAAATCAATCATCGAGCATAAAGTATGGAGGACAGATTATTCTAGTAGTGTCCCTCGAGAGATTTTCACGAAGGGCTCAGTAAGTATGCTAATCCATGTTTAGCAGTTGTATTCAGCCTGGTTTCCGCAAGAGCGGAGATTGGAAATTGCACGATTTTCATTGATAGTCGTTGGAATGATTCCGATGTAAGTAATTAGCTCAACAATAGTAACTGATCACAAGGCTTGTAGAACGCTTGAAACCGCCGGGTTTCCCGCTGTAGAAGAGACACTAGTTTACGAGGTTAGATTTGGTCACGTAGAGACTAAAGTTGTCTGAGCGGTTCCGGTAATGGTCGAGCCTTCCCGAAGATTGTCAGTTGGCATGCCCTACTTCTCCAAATGACGACAAAAAGAGCTTATCGATCCCAGCACATCATTGTAAGGATCGGATTCTTGAGTTTTGACTCGATCAAGCGAAATATTAcatattttatttcttcaacAGGTTCCAATTTGTCGGAGTCCTAGAGTGAAATATAAATAAGTGCTTTGTGCACTGATCTACACATGCATAAAAAGTGCGCCCATCACAAACGTTTTACACAATTTTTATTCCAATTATATGTCGGTCTGTGTTTCTTTCAGTTAGTTGACGAACTAAAATGTAGCAGAAGACATGAATCGTCTCGGACCATCCCAAGAAGACCCCTGGTTCCGTACCCTATAACACAGGGCGTAATGCCACAGATCTCTGTTCAGCAACAGCCTCAACCAACTGGAATATTGGAACAATACCAACCACCCGGCCAAGCACAGGAAGAAGCTCAACTGCCACTTGAACAACTAATTGTACCGGTCATGCCGGTGGGTACAGTGACATGACAGTCATTTTGTCATTATGGTCGTGAATCATGTCATCCATTAAGAGGTGGTATAGTGGAATCGTGTCTAATAGCGAGGTTTCGCAACCCATACAAACGACGAAGTACCAATTACGAAGGTCTGGCTTCTTAACAAGTCCTCTGCTAATTCTTCTACGCGACACTCATAAATCGTCttacttacatgtagttgtacgTTGAATCGAAGGCATATGCAGAAAAGTCGTCGATAAAGTACATTAAAAACTGACTTCATGTTTTGTCGTTCGTAGCACTTGGTAAGTGTTTCGAAACCTGCTTAGGGTGCAAAACCTCACCAATGTCGTACATACGCCGATTAGGACAATCGTGCTAGATAAAGGGAATGGCACTTCCCTGTGAGGTAATTAGGATAATATACCAAGCAATGCTGTGacttattttttatctttttatctcAAAAAATGTTATGTCTTTTTGGTGGATGTTCGAAGCACAAAGCCTGTCATCTTTTTCTGTGATATCAAAACCATCGTCCTCTGTCTTTTTCTATTTTAGCTTGAGAACCAGATAGCTGTCCAGATTGACCAGATTGCAGACCGAGTTGCTGCACTTCAAGCACAGTACCATCTTCTGGTTGAGGTCAGAGACCACCATTGATGCGGCCCCTCCACTACGCCTAACCCGATGAACCTACAGGACGGAGCTGACCAATAGCCTACTGATACTTGGCCGTTAAATTCTGATCGATTTATGACAACTCGCCAACATCAGTCCAGCAATTGATGGACTGAGGGCCACTGGGCGAGACAAAGTACTGTCAGCGCACGAATATGTTTGTTTTACATTTTACTAGATGACCAGCTGTGATGTTTAATTATTTTGACATATTACAATACTGCGCATTCTAGTGACTTTACGCAATATCAGCGAAAAAAGGGAAATCGTATTTAATCCAAATATTATAAAACAGTAGATTCATTGGTCACCATTCTCGATGGGTCAACATCTTCTTAACATTCGTGCCGAAAGGGTATGATATATAATGCTTTGACGAAAAGTCAGAAACTCAAACTAAAATATCTTATGTGCCATTTCTTGGATGCCAAGTAATAACCCAGTTGATGCAAATGTGCCATATTTTCACAAGCAATATAAATTTGACATAGCATTTATAGTGTAGTAACTCGTGTAGTTGACTGGTGATAGTGCATGCCTATGCCTTTTGTGGAAGAGACGAGACcgccattgattttttaagccttttagcagttaaattgtcaatgtttgaccacgtcgcatcaaatactacgtggggttgtgaatctgaaatttgatatgatatttcggACAGTCAGGAAAGTGTATGATGAAAAGTAAACTGTTAGTTGACCACGAAAATATtgtgataatcgacaaattggacagacgttgacatttccactcttttcagcaaaCTGGCAGAAacatctcaaaacacgccccctattgccaaattagcaaaattcaaaattaattttgtcatcaattaatatctttatatctgtagacttgctacaccaaatatcttttcaatacctctccaaatatgcactttaCAGTTAAAGACATACTCCCGTCTAGTTGATAGGTCTGgtacctccaacctatgaatattcaatggtggtcttgtctcggaatGGCTTGGAATTGTGCCCCACAAGTATGGAATTAAGttgtacacgtacatgtgtACCAGGTGATAGtacaatgtaatgtaatatgtaTATGCAAATAACGATTTTTTCGTGATATAATAATTTCATCATGCATGACAAAAAATTGAATACTGTGTTTGATTCGTTGTAATTGAAGCTTTGGACTGGAAATGTGTCTTATACATTGCACAGCACGGTTGCATGTCGTTTACTTATAATGATAAAATACTGAAATACATTAATTTAAAGAGCTTTCGCAGGGCACGGATAAGTCAACTACATTTTAGCTATGTGTATCCGTAACCGGtaagatggtttgttttgacTCGTTAAGCTCTCGCAATTCCTCGTGTTGGAgcgcactttcgtcactttgcCTCGAAGCGTAAGACAAGCAAGTCgccccctttttagctcacctcttagcagaggtgagcttatcccataccgtggcgtccgtcgtccgtcgtcgtcgtcggcgtcgtcgtcgtcgtcgtcgtcgtcgtcgtcgtcgtcgtcgtcgtcgtcgtcgtcgtcgtcgtcgtccgtcgtccgttagcagggcacgtttcgtaactgttagagctattgagttgaaacttggtacacatgtacccttatgtaatgacaccttggagaccaagtttcggtccgattcatttcatggtttggccaccagggggccaaacgttaaaagtgaaaatatgcaatatctcccttaatagtagttgggaaattttgaaaaaaatatggtaggtacttctagcaaaggtgcatcatatatcctccgggtttttgatttgacctccttttcaaggtcacagaggtcaaatggtgtaaattggccgttaggatgtaacgatggcacgtttctaaactgcaatgactattgataccaaatttggtacacatttaccccttagtcaggtgatctcagggaccgaagtttggtccaatatgattcaccacttgaccaccagggggcaaaatccaataaccttaaaaatgtgattattccttaactctttgcccgattgccaccaatttgatatcatgggtacatctaaccaccatacagtaaatgtcacacaggtttttaatttgaccttcttgtcaaggtcacataggtcaaatggcgtaaattcgccgtcaggcacgtttcttaactgcaatgactattgatcacaaattaagtacacatgtaccccttggtcaggtgatctcaggtaccgaagtttggtgcgatctgatttgccgtttggcctccagggagggggccaaatcctaaattcttcaaaatgccattattcccagtaatgacttgcccgattggcaccaattttatatcataggtacatctaattctaacaaccattcaatgtgtcacccgggtcttctttgatttgacctacttttcaaggtcacagaggtcgaatgtactgtaaattggccattttggggaaattgtaattgcttggatctacatcaaacctaacactacatgacacaataccatgctctttatccatctttcctccacatgaggtgagcacaatggccctggccatttcatttaatatgTTTTTGTTGACGTCCATGTTTGGTGTTAAACTTACATGTATAACTAATTGCGGACTGTTAGACTGATGCCAACGTAAGTGTAAATTAGTTTTATGTTTATCGTTGAATTTATGATTATAATTCCTCATTAATCAGGTAAATTATTGTAATGTTAGTTGGGGAACCACGCCCAAAATTAAACATGCCAAAAATGGTCCTGTTAAAAAGTTATGATTTATATAAATTTGGTGCTAAATGTCGTGTATTTTTACAGGTTTTAGATAAAACGCCATTCACTATATGAAACGACATCAGCTTTCTTCTGTGCCGAATCCCGGGCACAACAACATGAATCAATCTAAGGTATACCAACATGAGCGATTGAGAGCGTTTCCCGACGAAGATACGTTTTTTTTTTCGTGGGCAACGCTgcgtaaaataacaaatgcCTTGGAAAGAACTATCTGAATCACTTATGTGGGTATAGGCCTTTCACGTCCTCTCCCATCCAATGTAAAATATAGACATGTAGTTACAGAATGACAATAAATTTTTCATTAAAGTGCAAGCCAGTATTGTTTTCTTTGACAAATAGTCGCCGTCCCGTTGTGACGGGGTGAAAGGAAGAGTTAACATGagttaacatacatgtagaagtcAAGTTTCCACATGAGCCCATTTGTATAGAAACGCCAGATAAGATATTAAATTTCACATTCGTACAAGACATTGGTTTCACATGCCATAAATccctgaaaaatctctgaccaATAGGGTAGGACTATTGAGACGTGGGGCCCAcatttactttcacaccagaGTAAACTTGATGATCCTGGAAAAGAACGAATGCAGCGAGACAGTTATTTCCAGAGATGCCTTTTCCTTATAACgctatttgaaagaaaaattaTGTCCCTTGGCGCAGCCAACGCAACAAGCCAGGAAAAATTTGTTTGGACGGTAAGAGCTTACATTTCATCGGTAAAATGTGGCATTTACAGCTTCAACGACGATGAAAAACCCACAGCAAATAAAAGATAGGGGCATTAACAGTgttgggattcggacagtgtcggctaatcactgtccgctatggttgccgaagcggctagcagacaacagcaaataaattgaatgcacaggcagattcaaccgcgaatatttcctgttctatgggaCTTGCTGGTAGCGTGGCAGCGGTGGTTTCCTCCgaggtctccggtttcctcctacttacattacaatcgccAAAtgttgtttatagagctaatgatgtccttgttgacgctcagctctcaactcaatattttttaaaCTAGACACTCAATCTCTCGAATTAGGGTTGCGCACATGTGACAACCCATCACCTCTGTAGTTGTGGTTCAATATGATTTGAATTAAAACAACAATCTAAAGCACCAATTCTTTCAAATTAACTTTGAAACgttttgttttgataatatAAGACGACCTTGATTCGAAAACCTACATGGAAATGGCTTATGTGCACAATGATTTTCGGATCTATTTCCAATCCCTGCACGTGTGCAGGAATATGCGGATGTGAACAACATTGACAAGTGAGTAATGCGGGTAGGTCTGTCCTGCAACCAACCACATGACGGGCGGTCTTCAAATGAGTGTTTGAGAGTTTTTTAATTCTTGCTTCATGATATGAAAGTGGTGCTGAAAAGATTTTAAGGCTGATTGTAGGAACGGTTTATGGTTAAGGGTGAGCAAGCTAATTTAAGCTTATTATGAACTTTAGGTTTACGAACTCGGcccttatcaaatgttcacagAATTAGCCCTTAACACTGTCTTACACATGATTACTGACAAAGCATCATGTCAGAAACACGTTTTATAAAACGTGAGGCTATGCTAACAACTTTATTATGACAGATTGTGACGAGACAATTATCCTGATGTGGTAGCTGAGTCACACCTCTGTGAGCGGgacgcaccccccccccccccccatgggcATGATCATGGGGTTGATTTTAGTGGTCGTCATCCAATTTGACATCTGTAAATAAGAAAAaatttctattaaggacagtatggCAGTCCCAACGATAAACTGAGACAACGGAACCTAACGTCAAAATATGGGATACTCTCAGCTGGTCGAATTGTTCGACCCATATGCCACTGACTTCTGGTAAACATTTGCGGAGAGAAACAACATTCACAGTGGCTATTCATAGATGCCATTCCCGTAATCAATACCGGGAAACTACATAACCTCGTAAATAGGAGCAGGCCCGTGATGAGGGAAATTTTAGGCCTTATTCAAGTCACTGTTGCCATTgacgctgctggtcaatcaagaaaGAAACTTACTCCCGTCGTGTGCCTTCCAAAATGAACAATGGCTACCGGGAAACTACATAACCTCGTAAATAGGAGTAGGCCCGTGATGGGGGAAATTTTAGCATTCTATTCAAGTCACTGTTGCCATTGACGCTTCTGGTCAATCAAGAAAGAAACTTACTCCCGTCGTGGGCCTTCCAAAACAAACACATGCACTGGCTTACTGCTGTGGACGTTAGGTATTTGACAAATCACCACTAGATATATAAAATGTCGTCGCATATATAAAATATTAGCAGAAATAAAGATGTCAATATTtggaaaattgttttgaaaaacccagCTCGAGCGACAACCCGATGTCTGACAGATGCCTGAGATTAATCT
The sequence above is a segment of the Lineus longissimus chromosome 12, tnLinLong1.2, whole genome shotgun sequence genome. Coding sequences within it:
- the LOC135497359 gene encoding ankyrin-1-like isoform X2 translates to MASPEKSIVSRRDTQGQRKILKPSALRETGRTDHPLPLGEVFRGKEMIADRKGKVHLVPSTPHFQALVQLNIFSRKSCNGSSAEPELLERTLSAVKNLDADSYLTSDPVSLKLEMKLMSSTLLHCAVLNEQRERVEELLLNEKGARGSVDKYDRTALHIAALIRDPQMVTSLADSKDIDRRDMFGKSPLYLAAESGNTENVSIMMELGAEPDTVDMFGLSPIFAAIRGRWLETVNLLLSKDVDINRQCKIGAAPIHFAALNGDIEIVRVLLDKGAKANLVDKMEATPLILAARFGNIKVGLKLLEVYTPEDVRKANMDGDQAIHFAVTTDNLELVETLIDRGADKDAKNEFGFTPLHFAVLSRNLPAVTFLVKKAGVNVNAVDKDGNQAIHFAVTTANLELVETLIDRGADKDAKNEFGFTPLHLAVLSGNLLAVSFLVKKAGVNVNAADKMLNTPMDLAAQGDETELISLLKKYGGRKGPRKQVPVTGKEQKSLTFPQVAATDALAVHQTPPETENPGPCSDSSPSELQIRTEDPRLRPILKKVDVTRMVNDLENLLKDAGAEVLTQKNIVFRQRNFAMGVIGPKGGRLAFADESVTMTIPPGALSDTRVISCFRPIGPNGDDQGRQPNKDWIFCTPELICGPDGTKFNTPITIRFRHSIHVGEDGSCRGENIKVVLKGDTEEKWQDVAGGLRFDGRWVSINIAHFTSVSCAIPRQEYQRDDRFDVLLSTGLTVISPTQPDGAQAVVPGTPTHLHVFITHHDDGLMQDLKQGRLGMPNSEVSRINRVLCSINPLLDLSIEGRPHDFRFSNGNTITVQLNEMANQVTHDVAIAETNRETEFMLMLEFDQSHGLGKSIIEHKVWRTDYSSSVPREIFTKGSLVDELKCSRRHESSRTIPRRPLVPYPITQGVMPQISVQQQPQPTGILEQYQPPGQAQEEAQLPLEQLIVPVMPLENQIAVQIDQIADRVAALQAQYHLLVEVRDHH
- the LOC135497359 gene encoding ankyrin-1-like isoform X3, coding for MASPEKSIVSRRDTQGQRKILKIADRKGKVHLVPSTPHFQALVQLNIFSRKSCNGSSAEKLSACSFLQPELLERTLSAVKNLDADSYLTSDPVSLKLEMKLMSSTLLHCAVLNEQRERVEELLLNEKGARGSVDKYDRTALHIAALIRDPQMVTSLADSKDIDRRDMFGKSPLYLAAESGNTENVSIMMELGAEPDTVDMFGLSPIFAAIRGRWLETVNLLLSKDVDINRQCKIGAAPIHFAALNGDIEIVRVLLDKGAKANLVDKMEATPLILAARFGNIKVGLKLLEVYTPEDVRKANMDGDQAIHFAVTTDNLELVETLIDRGADKDAKNEFGFTPLHFAVLSRNLPAVTFLVKKAGVNVNAVDKDGNQAIHFAVTTANLELVETLIDRGADKDAKNEFGFTPLHLAVLSGNLLAVSFLVKKAGVNVNAADKMLNTPMDLAAQGDETELISLLKKYGGRKGPRKQVPVTGKEQKSLTFPQVAATDALAVHQTPPETENPGPCSDSSPSELQIRTEDPRLRPILKKVDVTRMVNDLENLLKDAGAEVLTQKNIVFRQRNFAMGVIGPKGGRLAFADESVTMTIPPGALSDTRVISCFRPIGPNGDDQGRQPNKDWIFCTPELICGPDGTKFNTPITIRFRHSIHVGEDGSCRGENIKVVLKGDTEEKWQDVAGGLRFDGRWVSINIAHFTSVSCAIPRQEYQRDDRFDVLLSTGLTVISPTQPDGAQAVVPGTPTHLHVFITHHDDGLMQDLKQGRLGMPNSEVSRINRVLCSINPLLDLSIEGRPHDFRFSNGNTITVQLNEMANQVTHDVAIAETNRETEFMLMLEFDQSHGLGKSIIEHKVWRTDYSSSVPREIFTKGSLVDELKCSRRHESSRTIPRRPLVPYPITQGVMPQISVQQQPQPTGILEQYQPPGQAQEEAQLPLEQLIVPVMPLENQIAVQIDQIADRVAALQAQYHLLVEVRDHH
- the LOC135497359 gene encoding ankyrin-1-like isoform X4, with protein sequence MASPEKSIVSRRDTQGQRKILKIADRKGKVHLVPSTPHFQALVQLNIFSRKSCNGSSAEPELLERTLSAVKNLDADSYLTSDPVSLKLEMKLMSSTLLHCAVLNEQRERVEELLLNEKGARGSVDKYDRTALHIAALIRDPQMVTSLADSKDIDRRDMFGKSPLYLAAESGNTENVSIMMELGAEPDTVDMFGLSPIFAAIRGRWLETVNLLLSKDVDINRQCKIGAAPIHFAALNGDIEIVRVLLDKGAKANLVDKMEATPLILAARFGNIKVGLKLLEVYTPEDVRKANMDGDQAIHFAVTTDNLELVETLIDRGADKDAKNEFGFTPLHFAVLSRNLPAVTFLVKKAGVNVNAVDKDGNQAIHFAVTTANLELVETLIDRGADKDAKNEFGFTPLHLAVLSGNLLAVSFLVKKAGVNVNAADKMLNTPMDLAAQGDETELISLLKKYGGRKGPRKQVPVTGKEQKSLTFPQVAATDALAVHQTPPETENPGPCSDSSPSELQIRTEDPRLRPILKKVDVTRMVNDLENLLKDAGAEVLTQKNIVFRQRNFAMGVIGPKGGRLAFADESVTMTIPPGALSDTRVISCFRPIGPNGDDQGRQPNKDWIFCTPELICGPDGTKFNTPITIRFRHSIHVGEDGSCRGENIKVVLKGDTEEKWQDVAGGLRFDGRWVSINIAHFTSVSCAIPRQEYQRDDRFDVLLSTGLTVISPTQPDGAQAVVPGTPTHLHVFITHHDDGLMQDLKQGRLGMPNSEVSRINRVLCSINPLLDLSIEGRPHDFRFSNGNTITVQLNEMANQVTHDVAIAETNRETEFMLMLEFDQSHGLGKSIIEHKVWRTDYSSSVPREIFTKGSLVDELKCSRRHESSRTIPRRPLVPYPITQGVMPQISVQQQPQPTGILEQYQPPGQAQEEAQLPLEQLIVPVMPLENQIAVQIDQIADRVAALQAQYHLLVEVRDHH